In a genomic window of Roseiflexus castenholzii DSM 13941:
- a CDS encoding diguanylate cyclase, protein MNHSPHARVSAEEGDGFDHLSIEHTLKRERQLNALTQILHSAHDIHSVMPNVLRMVAELVEADAVALPLIRRDTETLEFCYTLGVPESLLATKVPRGANLSWQIIEHQLPVLINGYHHHERALQSLVAHDVRAVIGTPVAVDEQPVGVLAVYRIGRDDPFTAHDLNILTVVGRQIGLTIDRIQRYQTAVQEAERRIALLYASQQIGATLDLPHLYRTIHQAITTLIPCESFALMLIDSGSNRLDVVYCDADAHDPAEHIVDEAVAQVLAGGQSLCVAGGGQNTRLLIVMRRGGQTLGVMSARTRASHICSATDLEMLDQLATTAAIAIENARLFEAARREADMRTRLYEASQRLGALLDLNQIYDEIYRATMSLVTCDGFLVALKSGEQAPPGVIYCVGRAYSKACANLAHRAIEKEESLRCDNTECGSSVLVAVMRRGGRVIGAILVRASQPYTYTDADRSALELLGATAAIAIDNARLFADARRHATIDELTGVWNRRSFFENARREFLRSQRTLRPLAVLMFDIDHFKSVNDTYGHAVGDQALRDLAERCRNQLRGIDIIGRYGGEEFAVALPDTDIDAAEHIAERLRTAVENTPFATAQGSISLTISIGVAVCHPDDQTTLDAIIDRADRALYLAKRSGRNSVRVWSYSAKESKG, encoded by the coding sequence GTGAATCATTCTCCGCATGCCCGTGTGAGCGCCGAGGAAGGCGATGGGTTTGATCACCTTTCAATCGAGCATACCCTCAAACGCGAAAGGCAGCTCAATGCGCTGACGCAGATCCTTCACAGTGCGCACGATATTCACAGCGTCATGCCCAATGTGCTACGCATGGTCGCCGAACTGGTCGAAGCCGACGCAGTGGCGCTCCCACTGATCAGGCGCGATACCGAGACGCTGGAATTTTGTTATACGTTGGGAGTTCCCGAATCGTTGCTTGCCACAAAAGTTCCGCGCGGCGCCAACCTTTCCTGGCAGATCATCGAACATCAGCTCCCTGTGCTGATCAATGGATATCATCATCACGAGCGCGCCCTCCAGTCGCTTGTGGCGCACGACGTTCGCGCTGTCATCGGGACACCGGTCGCAGTCGATGAGCAACCGGTCGGTGTCCTCGCTGTCTATCGCATTGGGCGCGACGATCCATTCACCGCTCACGATCTCAACATCCTGACCGTTGTTGGACGGCAGATCGGTCTGACCATTGATCGAATCCAACGGTATCAGACCGCCGTCCAGGAAGCGGAGCGGCGCATTGCGCTGTTGTATGCCAGTCAACAGATCGGGGCAACCCTCGACTTGCCGCACCTGTATCGCACGATCCATCAGGCTATTACCACGCTCATACCTTGTGAATCATTTGCGCTGATGCTGATCGATTCGGGAAGCAACCGGTTGGACGTTGTGTACTGTGATGCTGATGCGCATGACCCAGCGGAGCATATCGTAGACGAAGCCGTTGCGCAGGTCCTCGCCGGTGGACAGTCGCTGTGCGTGGCAGGCGGCGGTCAGAATACACGCTTGCTGATTGTCATGCGTCGCGGCGGACAAACGCTAGGGGTCATGTCGGCGCGCACACGCGCTTCGCACATTTGTTCCGCCACTGATCTTGAAATGCTCGATCAACTGGCGACCACCGCTGCTATTGCTATCGAGAATGCCCGCCTGTTCGAGGCGGCACGGCGCGAAGCAGATATGCGCACTCGTCTCTACGAAGCGAGTCAACGACTCGGTGCGCTCCTCGATCTGAATCAGATCTATGATGAGATCTATCGCGCCACGATGTCTCTGGTCACCTGTGATGGGTTTCTGGTTGCGCTCAAGAGCGGCGAACAGGCGCCTCCAGGTGTAATCTACTGTGTCGGCCGCGCATACAGCAAGGCATGCGCCAATCTTGCACATCGCGCCATTGAGAAGGAAGAGTCGCTACGGTGTGATAACACTGAGTGTGGAAGCAGCGTCCTCGTTGCTGTAATGCGCCGTGGCGGACGGGTCATCGGCGCCATCCTCGTTCGCGCGTCGCAACCATATACCTACACCGACGCCGACCGCAGCGCCCTCGAACTCCTCGGTGCAACCGCGGCGATTGCCATCGACAATGCGCGCCTCTTCGCCGATGCGCGCCGCCATGCAACGATCGACGAACTGACCGGTGTGTGGAACCGACGCTCTTTCTTCGAGAACGCCAGGCGCGAGTTTTTGCGCAGTCAGCGCACCTTGCGTCCGCTGGCGGTGCTGATGTTTGATATCGATCACTTCAAGTCGGTCAACGACACCTACGGGCACGCGGTCGGCGATCAGGCGCTGCGCGACCTGGCGGAACGCTGCCGCAATCAATTGCGAGGCATCGATATTATTGGGCGCTACGGCGGCGAAGAATTCGCTGTGGCGCTCCCCGATACCGATATTGACGCGGCGGAACATATTGCGGAGCGTCTGCGCACTGCTGTCGAGAATACCCCGTTTGCGACTGCTCAGGGATCAATTTCCTTGACGATCAGCATTGGGGTGGCGGTATGTCATCCAGACGATCAGACAACGCTCGATGCCATCATTGATCGCGCCGATCGGGCGCTGTACCTCGCCAAGCGCAGTGGACGCAACAGTGTGCGGGTCTGGTCGTATTCTGCAAAAGAGTCTAAGGGTTAG
- a CDS encoding DMT family transporter gives MQPHARTGYALSALAAVVWASTAPGLSYLITRYAIPGLTLALWRDLLIAVVCAGGLLAFRPALLRIGTRAIVQLALTGMISIGMYHALWLWSVTLNGAAIAVVLIYTYPVFVALGAWLLFREQITKAHIVALALALAGCALVVRAYDPAILRISWTGAVIGLLTALTHTVYVLIGQRNAPSISPWTTLAYTMIFGALTLVALALAADYLAPSTRSYLWSIEAPSAWVILAMIAVGPTLGGYALFTQSLRYIPGKVAGLISVIEAPVAALIAVTLLGERLELLQVVGIVLILVAVVLPRFAARVQQTATLVASRG, from the coding sequence ATGCAGCCTCATGCTCGTACTGGTTATGCCCTCAGCGCGCTTGCGGCGGTCGTCTGGGCCTCAACCGCGCCTGGTCTCTCGTACCTTATCACCCGGTACGCCATTCCTGGCCTCACCCTGGCGCTCTGGCGCGATCTGTTGATTGCGGTTGTCTGTGCTGGGGGACTTCTGGCCTTCCGTCCGGCGTTGCTGCGCATCGGCACGCGCGCCATTGTGCAACTGGCGCTGACCGGCATGATTTCGATTGGCATGTACCATGCTCTCTGGCTCTGGTCGGTGACGCTGAACGGCGCCGCTATTGCGGTGGTGCTCATTTATACCTATCCCGTCTTTGTGGCGCTTGGCGCGTGGCTGTTGTTTCGCGAACAGATCACGAAAGCGCACATAGTCGCCCTGGCGCTGGCGCTGGCGGGATGTGCGCTGGTTGTGCGCGCTTATGATCCTGCCATTCTGCGGATCAGTTGGACTGGCGCGGTCATCGGGTTGCTGACCGCGTTGACCCATACAGTCTATGTGCTGATCGGTCAGCGCAATGCGCCATCGATCAGCCCCTGGACGACGCTGGCATACACAATGATCTTCGGTGCGCTGACGCTCGTCGCATTGGCGCTGGCAGCCGACTATCTTGCGCCGTCCACGCGCTCATATCTGTGGTCAATCGAAGCACCGTCTGCCTGGGTGATTCTGGCAATGATCGCCGTTGGACCGACGCTTGGCGGCTATGCTCTGTTTACCCAATCGCTGCGCTACATTCCTGGGAAAGTTGCAGGACTGATCTCGGTAATCGAGGCGCCGGTCGCTGCGCTGATTGCTGTGACATTGCTCGGTGAGCGCCTCGAACTGTTGCAGGTGGTGGGCATAGTGCTGATCCTGGTGGCTGTCGTTCTGCCGCGTTTTGCGGCGCGGGTGCAGCAAACGGCGACCCTCGTCGCATCACGTGGGTGA
- a CDS encoding phasin family protein, translated as MTEEVEVKVTEVEESAPGANKWIIDGMRRLLLASFGAVAMTFDEVEAFVKKLVERGELAQKDAEKLLHEMQNRLTANRPQVEKVSDRVEQGMEEFLNRLNIPSKRDIDELSQKIAQLAARVEELRKSQE; from the coding sequence ATGACCGAGGAAGTCGAGGTCAAAGTCACCGAAGTCGAGGAGAGTGCGCCGGGAGCCAATAAGTGGATCATCGATGGCATGCGCCGGTTGCTGCTTGCCAGTTTTGGCGCGGTCGCCATGACCTTCGACGAGGTCGAAGCGTTCGTCAAGAAACTCGTCGAACGAGGTGAACTCGCCCAGAAGGACGCGGAGAAACTTCTGCACGAAATGCAGAACCGTCTGACGGCGAATCGTCCGCAGGTCGAGAAGGTGAGTGACCGGGTCGAGCAGGGCATGGAAGAGTTTCTCAACCGGCTGAACATTCCATCCAAACGCGACATTGATGAACTGAGCCAGAAGATCGCGCAACTGGCTGCGCGCGTTGAGGAACTGCGGAAGAGCCAGGAGTGA